The segment TCGCCGATGTACTTTTCATAGATGACATCGAGCACGCGCAGAAACGGCCTCGATGAATCAGCAATGAGTGCCCCGCTCTCGTTAAACACCTGCAGCCCAAAATTCCCGCTCGCCGGCGGCACCTGATCGAAGAGGAAGAGACGCACGGTGCACGGCCGCTCGGTGACGAACGTGAGCGAATAGACATTGCCGTTGCGATCGGTGCTCCAATGCGTGATCCCTACGCCACCCGACGCGTGCACTCCGTACATTGGCCCTGCCTGGGCCGCGAACGTGAACGTCACACTCGGGAGAGTTATTCCGAACGCGATATGGGCATCGTTATATGCAAGATGCAAACCCCGGTCAGCCGAATCCGCCGACATCGCCTGCACCAACTGATAGTTCGGCGTCGATCCGTCAATCTGGTAAATGCCAGTATCGGTGAATGCCTGAAAACCTGCCGTCACTAGTACACTCCAAAAACGATCCAGCCCGGCACGCGGGTATAGGCATTCGACCCGGCATAGTTTGGGCTGTAGGACCAGCTGACTCCACCGGCATTTATCGCGACAATCGGGGAAGGCTCGGCACCCGACACGCGGTAAAAAATCCGCTCCGGCATAAAGGCCCAGAACGGCTCACCGCCGGACATATTTGCGGTAACACTCCCATCCGCTCCGCCGGTATGGACGATGCCAACCACGCGTCCTGCACGCGATTTCGCGTCAAGGATGAGACGGCCCGCGCCGTCGAAAATCTGCAGTCCGGCCATCATCCTTCCCATACCCCCCATCGCACTCGAATCTGCCCGTTCGCGTCATACGTACGCCCGCCGTTACTATCGACAACCGTTCGATTGCCACGTCCGTCCGTCGAGTTGATCTCGAACCAACCGCTCTTGTCGATCCGCCAACCCTGTCTCCCGGGGATGTAGTTGTCCGACTGGATGTAGCTGCCGATCATCGCGTTCGTGATCCAGCCTGCGCCGATGAGCGCCTGGCGCAAGAACACCTGTCCGCCCTGGACCACGAAAGGCACGCCGAGTACTCCGCCGTTGTTCGGATCGATGACTGCAAATCGGCTCGCCGACACCAGCACCTGAGATTCGACAACCCCACTGCTGTTGTCGACGCCGATACCGATTCCGGCTACATACGTCCGGCCATCAGACGTAATTTGCGTCTTGATCTGGTAGGACGCCGCAACACGCCCATTCAAATTCGCGTACGACTGCGCGACCGTCTGTACAGCTGCCGCGTTCTCGTCGGCCTTGGCCTGTACGGTTGTGATCTCCTGCGCCATCGCACTGTCGGCGTCCACGCGCGCATGTGTCTCCCGCTGCACCGCCGCAGTCAACGTGCCCGACGCGGATTGCAATTTGGCCGCAACGGTATCGACTTTCTTTGCCACCGCCATATCGCCTTCGGCGATCGCCGACTGCAACGACCACACTCCTGCATGCATCGTTTCGTCGCCGGCATAGATATCCGCGTCACCGGCCATCGGCGGCGTAATCGACTCGATCGGTTCAAGCAGGTCTTGCCCAAGCGCGCCCTTGGTGATTTGCCCACGAAAATACTCTTCGTAAGCGCTCTCATCGGTGCTCGGTTGCCCTTGAATTCCCGGTCCCTTTGATGGATACCACGGGCCGATATTGCCCGACGTGTCGACGAGCCGTGCCCAGAAATAGAACACCTGCCCGACAGCGAGTCCCTGATACGACGTCGATGCCTGCGGATACGCGAAGTCCGACATCTTGATTGCGTCGTCACGACTCGGCGTGCGGCTGTACCAGGTCTCAGTGCGCTGCGTGTCGCCAGCGGAGCCGTCACCCGGAAACGTCCATTTCAGGTCTATCCCGTACACCACACCGGTAGCCTTGAGCGATGTGACCGCCGGCGGCGGACTCGTCTTTCCTGTCAGGATTGTGTCGACGCCGTAGGCAGGAATCGACGTAATGTTGAGCGCGTTTTGTGCCCGGACGCGGGCCAAGTACGCTCCCTGATAGATCCCCGGAACCTCGACCTGCAGGCCGCCCGTCGCGGCAACGCTCACCCATTCGCCGTTGTCCTTCCGCCATTCCGGAAGGTAGCTGACCGACTTGTCGGCGGCATCCCATGCGATCACCATGATCGTTTTCGAAATGCCCTGATCGACAACGGAGTACGTCGACAAGCGCACATTCGCGGGCGGCGGCTGCACGGACGGCGGAACGATCGTAATCGGGCGTTGCTGAATTTGCGCACCATCGTCGATCGCCGCGTATTTCCCCGGCTCGTGCTGTGTGGCGTTGATCGTGTAGGCGATCTGTCCGTCATCGTCGCTTTCCTGAACACTGACGACACGATAGAGCTGCGCCACCAGTTCGCTGGACTCGATCATCCACACCGCGCCCGGCACGGGATCGGCATCGAAGCGCGAAACCAGCGTGAGCGTGTCGCCATCCACGGACTTCACATCTCGCGCCTGCGCCACTCCGGACGGAAGGATCGCGGTGAATCGGTCGCCCGGCGCTACCGTCGGGGCCTTGTCGAGCACGATCTTTTCGCCGGTCGCCGATCGGATGCGGCCGCCAATTCTGCGGCCGGCTTTCCGCGGATCGGCGATCGCGATGACCTGCCCCGGAGCACAAAGCGTTCCGTCGAGGCCGACCTGGAATGACACAGTGCCGGTTTCGTACCGAGACGTCAGCAAAAGCCAGCGCCCGAGCCGGTGCGCCTGGGCTTGCGACGTGCAACCGAACGCCGTTACCTGCGTTTTGACCACGCCATATCGCGCGATTCCGTCCTCGTCCGGCACATACTCGACTGCCTGCTTGTACTGGTTCGCCGGATCGTTGTAGCTGACGAGCGCCACCGTATAACGCGTTTTCCGCTCGCTGCCGACGTATTTGAAAGCGCCACCGATCACGTTGGCCGCGGTGTACAGGTAGACCGGATCGGACGGCATGTCCGCCGAGGCCACGACGACGCCCGGGCCCCAGTACGCGATACCGCGAAACACGCCGGCCAAGTCCTGCAGGACCTTGAATGCATCGGCCGCTGTCTGTATCACGCAGTTGCAGGTAAAGCGCGGTTCGCTTCCTCCCTTCCCATCGGGCACCATGACATCGCAATATCGCGCGATCTCGTACAGCCCCCACTTGTCGACCATCGATGCGTCGACCTGCTTGCCGAGCCCGTAGCGATCATTCAGTAGCAGGTCATAAAACACCCACGCAGGATTGTTCGACCACGCCATCTTGAACGTGCCATCCCACGTCCCCGAATACGAGCGCGTCTCCGGGTCATAGTTCGACGGCACGCGGATAATCAGCCCCCTTACGCGATACGATCGAGTCGGCACCTGCGAAAATGATCGCGCATCGAAAGTCATCCCGACGAGCGCCGTCATCGGATAGCGCAGCTTGCGATCGATGACTTCGGTAATCGCCTCGATGTTGACCGTGTCGGCGACCGTCGAACTATGCCTGTTCGGCGTGATTCGCCGCACCCGGACAAGCCATCCGGTCTTCGCCCGCGGCAGTTCGATCCGGTGCGCACGCTCATAGAGCGACGTCGTCTTGCCGTCGAATGCACCGGTCAGCACCTGCGCGTACGATCCACCATCGACCGACAGGTCAATCGCATATTCAATGCGGTAGCCAGTGATATTCCCGGTCGACGTATCCGAACGCTGAAGCGCGGGCACGCCGAAACGGATTCGGACTGCAGTGAGCTGCGTGTTCTGGATCTGCCGGACCCACGGCGCATCCGACGTCAGCGGCACACCAACTGCAGCTTCGCGCTCGACCGCCGGAAACCCGGGCAAATGGTCCTGGTCCTGCGTGCCGGTGCGAACGTCGACGCTGTAATTCTGGAAGTTGATCGAGCCGTCCGCGTTTTGGATCGGCGTGCCGTCGAGATACACCGACTGCATGCCGTTGACCAGTCCGACGATGTGCCCCTCAGAAATGACGTCCAGCACCTTCGCACGAGCAACGGAATGAAGGCTGTCCGGGGATTCGCTCCCACCGCCACCTCCACCGCCGCCCTTGGAACCGCTCAGTCGCATCGGGCCGGTTTCTGCGTACAGCCTTCTCATACCTGATCTTCCGCGAAAATTCCCGAACTGACGACTTTCGAACCGACGATCATCTCGCCATACACCAGCGGCACCGGTTCGCCTTGTGCCGCACTGTTCACGGGGCCGTTGAAGTAATACGACGTGCCGTTATTGGCCGCGCCAGCGAGCCCGACCTGCTGCGGACTGAGCATCTGTACGATGCCGCCCAGCGCCATCGACGCGCCCAATCCCATCAGTTGCGCGCCCCACGGTTGCCCATAGAACGAGGCAATGGCGCCGACCGCCATCAGCGCTGCTCCGAAAATGGTCTGGAACAGCCCGCCGCTCTTGCTCCCGATGATCATCGGCGCGATTCGGATCTCGTCGTCACCTACCGGACCATTCAGCTCGTCTTCAGCGAGATTGCGCCGCCCATTGAATACAGCGAATGTCAGGCCGTCGTCGCGAGCGCGCGTCAGGAACGCCCCAAACCCCGGGATCAGCACGGAAAGAGCGCGCACGGCCTCTCCCGCCGATGACACGGCGAGCCGATGAATCCGTCCGAATCTCGCCCCCAGAACGCCATACAGCTTGATCGTTCGCAGCTTCTCGCTCACCACTACCTCCCCACGTAACGCAGCACCGTCGTACAGCAGTCCCGCCACATCGATCCCCAAACCGCTCGACACGACAGCCGCCCGTACATGTGATGCAGGAACATCCCGTCGCCCAGATACACGCCCGAATGATTCGGCACGCCGTTCTTGCTTCGAACCTGCATGAGCAGCACGTCGCCGACTTCGAGGTTCACGCTCGGCCCCACGTCGAGAAACCCGGCGTCCTGACAGTGCGCGATATAGAGGTTCGAGTGACCGTCGTCCCACCAGCCATCTGTGCGCTCGAAATCCGGCAATACGATTCCGCGCTCGGCCAGATACCAGTCGCGTACCAGCGCGTAGCAATCCAGCACGCCATGCACGTACTCCCGACCGAACAGGGGGGCGACATAGCCGCTCGGACCAAACTCGCACCAGTCGTCAATGCCGATCGATCCATCGCCCTGCACACCGAGCGACACGATGATCCACGCGGGTATGCCGACGCGCTCGCACTTCACGCGGTCGTCCATGCTCGGCTGTGCCGATGCGCCGGGATGCGAATGCACGAGCGCGATGATCTCCCCGGCCTCTTCCGCCTCGGCATAGTCTTCCGGCGCGAGCGCGAAATGCTCCTTCGGCGCCGACGCGACATTCCGGCAACGCAGGTATGCGTCGCCCGTCGCCGACCGCACGATCAGCCCGCAGCACTCGCGCGGATACTCGGCGAGCGCATGATCTGCAACCGCTTGCTTGATTCGTTCGTCCATAAAAAAACCCGCCGATTGGCGGGTCCATGAAGTGAGTGAAATCGGGTGTTACGACAGCGTGTCGCACAGGAAACCGCCGTACGGCAACGGATTGTTCACGCCGAATCGGCACTCGCATCCGCTGATCTTCTGGCTGCATCGGTCGAGCGCCGGGTCGCTTACCGGATTGTCGTTCTTGTCGAAGTAGGCGGAGCCGGCGTACCCGCAATTTGGGCCGCGGTATTCCGACTGGCACGTCGATACGATCTGTCGTTTCGGGAGCTGCTGGCCGCCGAAATCGAGCGGTGACGAAAGGGTGAATTCGACCTGCTGCCCCGGCTGCTCGTCGCTTTTCTGCTCAATACGCCACTGCTCGACCGGAAACTGCTCGTTTGGATCCGCAGACGGATTTCCCCCGGGGAAATTCGCGGCGTCAAGATACTGTGCCAACGTCCGACGCCGGAACACCTTTGCGCCGACCAGGTCCCCAAGCGCCACACAGAGCGCAGAAATCGTTCCGTTGATGTCACCGACCGTGAGTGTTGGCGACGGCTGCCGAGCATCCGACGTGCGTTCGAATCCTGCAGCAGCGATGGGCCATGCGCGGTACTTCTCGCCTTGCCAAACGATCGTGGCAGACTGCAGATGCCCGTGGAAGCGCAGAACATCACCGCCGATTTCCAAGCAATTCACCTCAAACCCTTCGAAGATCCGACCCGGCTCGAGGGACTGAATATCGCTGTTGATGCTCATGCTCGTATTCCGTACAGGCGGAATACCCCTTTGCCAGGAGCCGCCCCGTTCCCCAGGACTAATCTGACTCCATCAACAGGCATCCCAACCCCGCCGACATAGGCGCCACCGCCCCAGTACATCGCCATGCCGGAGCCGTTGTTTCCAACCGCCTCCCAAGTGACACGGCGATATGCGACCAATCCCATCGGATTGTATATTCTGATACGCCCGGACGATCCAAACGGATACCCTCCCGCTTGGCCGTTATATATTTGAAATGCCACTCCCCCGGAGGCACTACTAGGCGGTATTGCCATTTGCGCGAGTGAGTTCATAAACGACCATGCAAATTGATAATTTGGTGACGCGTCGTACCCATTGAACGATCCCCCTACGTGCACTTGCATCCACAATTGATCCGAACCGCTCACGACATTGTTTGGATGCACCACATCCTCCCACTCGACCTCGTAATTCTTAAATTCATCCGAAAACAAATAAACGAATTCCGGGGTTGTCTTCCCGTCGCAAACAATCTTTCCAAGAAGAACATGGCTTACGCCAAGATTCCCGCGCGCAATCGCCTTGTTTTCAAGTGATTTAAGGTTGTCGTGCGCCACCAGTGGATCGGCCAAATTTCCGGAATCCCAGACGGTCGCTCCATTGACTGAAGGTCGCTGAGCGAAATTGGCAGATCCCCCGACGTTCAAATTTCCGACTACCGATTCGTTATCGCCGGCAGCACGCCCACGCAACAGCACTCGCCACGTGTGAACACCGTCCGTGTCTACGAGCGCTGACTCACCGGCGCTCAACCCGGTCAGCGCCAGCGCATCACCGGAGTTATCGTCAACGGCTAGCGCGACGCGCTTCACCCCAACGTTCACGAGCAATACAACCGAATCAGGCAGGCAAGTTGATGCGCGCTTCAGCTTGATGAAGCCGCCGTCTGTCAGGAAACTCAAATTCACTCGCTTCCCGATGTGGTCGTCGGTCAGCACTTGAGATGCCGCAATGAGCGGTGCCGACGTGAGTGCAGCCTGCGCATTCAGCACATCTACGTTGGCATTTGCCTTGATATGTGCAACGCGGCTGCTATCTCCATCAGCCCCCTTCGGGGCCGTGCCAAGCAAAATTTTCTGGAGCCAACCCATAACCTTCCCTCACGGTGCAAACGTCTCTTCAAACTGCGCCGTCATCGTGTACACGTCGCCATCCTTCGCCGGCTCGGTGTACTTCTCACATACAAACAGCCCCTGCGGCCGGAGCGGCGGCGTCCAATAGAACGAAGTCGCCCCGGCATGCGCGTCGAGGAACGCGGAGATCGCGGCAATCTTGTCCGCCCTCCCCACGAACCGCAGGTTGTATGTCGATTGCCGATTGTTCAGTCCGTCGGCCGCACGCTGCGTGTACCCATCGCCAAACGGGGCTTTACGTACACGTAGCGTCGTGTCGCCACCGAAGCCCTGAACGGTCGGCGACCAGATAAATGTGTCGGTCATCACCCGATCCTGTTTCTGAGTTTCCAGAGCGATCCGCCTTGACGACTCTCGGCCGCGATCAACCCCTGCACCATCTGCGTGAGCCGCTTCACGAATTCAGCACTCGCCATGGCCTGCGATGCGTCGCCCGAACCGCCCTCGATCGTCACCGGAATATTCAGCGACATACTGCCGCCCTGCTGATTGAAGGTAGATGCAGAGGCAGAGCCTACTGCGCCGCCAGTAGCGAAATGCGCCGCTGAATGCACTGCGCGCCCGCTATTGATCGCATCGAGCGCCGGGACGCCAATCTGCTGCACGGCGGATTCCTTGATGACGTATTCGCCGTTCGACAGCATCGCCGGGATCGAGTCGGATGTTCCCGTGCCCGGGCCACGAATTGCGCCGCCGTCTGCGTGAAAGCCGAACACATTTCCGCCAGCAATTCCAGAAGTTGAACCTGCGACGCTTCCCGCGATCGTGTCACCACCAATCCCGGTCAGCGCACTCGTCCCGCCCGCTGCACCACCAAAGAATGACGAAACCGCACCGATCGCGAAGTTGAACAGCCCCGACACAGCTGCACGCGCCTGCATACGCGCGATGTCCGCAATGATCGATGTAGCCAGAGACTTGAAATCTAGCTTCCCGGTCTCGCAGAATTTAGCGAACGCGTCAGACATTCCGTTCGTCGCGTTGTTGACGATGCTCGCCGTTTGCTGGAACACGTTTTGTTGCTGATCAACGTAGTCTGCCCATCCCTGTTTCAGCCCGAGCACCCAATCGCCCTGCTTCTCTTTCAACGCCGCGTAGTAAGCGTCATAGTCAGCAAGCGACTGTTGCAGCCCAGCCTGAATTTTCGCCAGCGCCGCCTGGTGCTCAGTTCCGCCGATCAACTCGGGGGCCGTCTCTTTGTTCAGCCTCTCGGTTTCGCGCTGGTATTGCTTGTAAATCGCCTTCTGCGCCTCGACGCGTTGCTGCTGTTCCTTGCCCATGCCGAGCGCACCAAGCTGGCGGTCGTACTGCTCGCGGTTGCTTTGCTGGTAGCTGGCGATATCCGCATCAAGCTGCGCCGACCGCTCTTTCACTTTGTTGAGCTTTTCCTGCGACTGCACCTCGCGCTCTTTGGCAACGGCAGCGTCGAGACTCGCCATGACCGCAGCTTTGTTGAGCAAAAGCGCCTTTTCATCGGCTGTCCGCTTGCCCTCCGACTTCGCTTGGATGCCTGCAATCTGCTGCTCGAATTCAGCACGCTTCTTCGCCCACTCCCCAAGCTTCTCCTGCGTTTTGAGTTGCAGCTCGAGCGCCGCAGTTGCCTTTTCAGCGTCGATGATCATCCGCTGCGAGGCGTCATTCGTTACGGCTTTCTCGTGCTTTGGTTTCGGTGTCTTCGGGTCCTTAAAATCGTGCTCGGCGGC is part of the Burkholderia ubonensis subsp. mesacidophila genome and harbors:
- a CDS encoding host specificity protein J; its protein translation is MRRLYAETGPMRLSGSKGGGGGGGGSESPDSLHSVARAKVLDVISEGHIVGLVNGMQSVYLDGTPIQNADGSINFQNYSVDVRTGTQDQDHLPGFPAVEREAAVGVPLTSDAPWVRQIQNTQLTAVRIRFGVPALQRSDTSTGNITGYRIEYAIDLSVDGGSYAQVLTGAFDGKTTSLYERAHRIELPRAKTGWLVRVRRITPNRHSSTVADTVNIEAITEVIDRKLRYPMTALVGMTFDARSFSQVPTRSYRVRGLIIRVPSNYDPETRSYSGTWDGTFKMAWSNNPAWVFYDLLLNDRYGLGKQVDASMVDKWGLYEIARYCDVMVPDGKGGSEPRFTCNCVIQTAADAFKVLQDLAGVFRGIAYWGPGVVVASADMPSDPVYLYTAANVIGGAFKYVGSERKTRYTVALVSYNDPANQYKQAVEYVPDEDGIARYGVVKTQVTAFGCTSQAQAHRLGRWLLLTSRYETGTVSFQVGLDGTLCAPGQVIAIADPRKAGRRIGGRIRSATGEKIVLDKAPTVAPGDRFTAILPSGVAQARDVKSVDGDTLTLVSRFDADPVPGAVWMIESSELVAQLYRVVSVQESDDDGQIAYTINATQHEPGKYAAIDDGAQIQQRPITIVPPSVQPPPANVRLSTYSVVDQGISKTIMVIAWDAADKSVSYLPEWRKDNGEWVSVAATGGLQVEVPGIYQGAYLARVRAQNALNITSIPAYGVDTILTGKTSPPPAVTSLKATGVVYGIDLKWTFPGDGSAGDTQRTETWYSRTPSRDDAIKMSDFAYPQASTSYQGLAVGQVFYFWARLVDTSGNIGPWYPSKGPGIQGQPSTDESAYEEYFRGQITKGALGQDLLEPIESITPPMAGDADIYAGDETMHAGVWSLQSAIAEGDMAVAKKVDTVAAKLQSASGTLTAAVQRETHARVDADSAMAQEITTVQAKADENAAAVQTVAQSYANLNGRVAASYQIKTQITSDGRTYVAGIGIGVDNSSGVVESQVLVSASRFAVIDPNNGGVLGVPFVVQGGQVFLRQALIGAGWITNAMIGSYIQSDNYIPGRQGWRIDKSGWFEINSTDGRGNRTVVDSNGGRTYDANGQIRVRWGVWEG
- a CDS encoding tail assembly protein: MSEKLRTIKLYGVLGARFGRIHRLAVSSAGEAVRALSVLIPGFGAFLTRARDDGLTFAVFNGRRNLAEDELNGPVGDDEIRIAPMIIGSKSGGLFQTIFGAALMAVGAIASFYGQPWGAQLMGLGASMALGGIVQMLSPQQVGLAGAANNGTSYYFNGPVNSAAQGEPVPLVYGEMIVGSKVVSSGIFAEDQV
- a CDS encoding C40 family peptidase translates to MDERIKQAVADHALAEYPRECCGLIVRSATGDAYLRCRNVASAPKEHFALAPEDYAEAEEAGEIIALVHSHPGASAQPSMDDRVKCERVGIPAWIIVSLGVQGDGSIGIDDWCEFGPSGYVAPLFGREYVHGVLDCYALVRDWYLAERGIVLPDFERTDGWWDDGHSNLYIAHCQDAGFLDVGPSVNLEVGDVLLMQVRSKNGVPNHSGVYLGDGMFLHHMYGRLSCRAVWGSMWRDCCTTVLRYVGR
- a CDS encoding phage minor tail protein L, encoding MSINSDIQSLEPGRIFEGFEVNCLEIGGDVLRFHGHLQSATIVWQGEKYRAWPIAAAGFERTSDARQPSPTLTVGDINGTISALCVALGDLVGAKVFRRRTLAQYLDAANFPGGNPSADPNEQFPVEQWRIEQKSDEQPGQQVEFTLSSPLDFGGQQLPKRQIVSTCQSEYRGPNCGYAGSAYFDKNDNPVSDPALDRCSQKISGCECRFGVNNPLPYGGFLCDTLS
- a CDS encoding phage tail protein, whose protein sequence is MTDTFIWSPTVQGFGGDTTLRVRKAPFGDGYTQRAADGLNNRQSTYNLRFVGRADKIAAISAFLDAHAGATSFYWTPPLRPQGLFVCEKYTEPAKDGDVYTMTAQFEETFAP